The Lonchura striata isolate bLonStr1 chromosome 5, bLonStr1.mat, whole genome shotgun sequence genome window below encodes:
- the RPS16 gene encoding small ribosomal subunit protein uS9, with product MRGQEAPCGLSAEPPPRTGTAMPAKGPLQSVQVFGRKKTATAVAHCKRGNGLIKVNGRPLEMIEPRTLQYKLLEPVLLLGKERFAGVDIRVRVKGGGHVAQIYAIRQAISKALVAYYQKYVDEASKKEIKDILIQYDRTLLVADPRRCESKKFGGPGARARYQKSYR from the exons ATGCGCGGGCAGGAAGCCCCGTGCGGCCTTtccgcggagccgccgccgagGACGG GAACAGCCATGCCGGCCAAGGGCCCCCTGCAGAGCGTCCAGGTCTTCGGACGAAAG AAAACTGCAACGGCTGTTGCCCACTGCAagagagggaatggcctcatTAAAGTTAATGGAAGACCTCTGGAAATGATTGAGCCCAGAACTCTGCAGTATAAA CTGCTTGAACCTGTCCTCCTCCTGGGGAAGGAACGGTTTGCTGGTGTTGACATCAGAGTCCGTGTGAAGGGTGGTGGCCACGTAGCACAAATCTATG CTATCCGTCAAGCTATTTCCAAAGCTTTGGTGGCTTACTATCAAAAAT acgTTGATGAAGCTTCCAAGAAAGAGATCAAGGATATTCTAATCCAGTATGATAGGACTCTGCTTGTTGCAGATCCTCGTCGTTGTGAATCCAAGAAATTTGGAGGGCCCGGTGCTCGTGCACGCTACCAGAAGTCTTACCGTTAA